From the genome of Pseudomonadota bacterium:
GCCCCATAAATTCAACCGAGTGCAAGGTTTAAGAGTTTGATCCAGGAAAAACACGAAATACGGCCAGGGCAATCCATCGAGCTGCTGAAGGAACTGCACATCCTCACCCGCGACGGGAAGCTGAACCAGGACAGCAGACGCAAGCTCAAGCAGGTCTATCACCTCTATCAATTCATCGAGCCGCTCCTCAAGGCGGTCCAGGAGGATCATCCCGATATCTCCCTGGTGGATCACGGGGCGGGAAAATCCTATCTCGGCTTCATCCTCTACGACCTTTTTTTCAAGGATCAGGACAACGGTTCCCATATCTGGGGCATCGAAACACGGGACGAGCTGGTTTTGAAATCACGGGCTCTTGCGGCACGACTGAAATTTTCCGGCATGTCGTTTCTGGAATTGTCAGTCGCCGAGGCCATTGATTCCAAAGACTTGCCGGCAACGGTTGATGTGGTGACCGCGCTGCATGCCTGCGATACCGCCACCGACGATGCCATTCATTTCGCCTTGAAGAAACAGGCCCGGTTTATCGTGGTGGTACCCTGTTGCCAGGCCGAAGTCGCGGCAATGCTCCGGAAAAACAAAGGCCAGACCCTTGCAGGCAAGAGCCTTGCCGAAATATGGCGGCATCCGCTGCACACGCGCGAATTCGGCAGCCTGGTCACCAATGTGCTCCGTTGTCTGCAACTGGAAGCGCACGGCTATCAGGTCACGGTCACCGAGCTTGTGGGCTGGGAACACTCCATGAAAAACGAACTGATCATCGCCATATACAAAGACCTGCCGCGCCGCCGTCCAAGCGAACGTCTGCAGGAAGTGCTCATAAGCCTTGGCCTTGAAGAAATGAGCTCCCGGTTCTTCACGCCCTCATAAATTCCCGACTTGAAACCGGAATTGGTAAATGCTGTCTTTCTTCAGGGCAATGTCTTAACGTGCCCCGACTTAACTGTTTGAAAAAATTATGATAATTGTGTGATAAAGGTTTGGCGCTGGGTTCGGCATGTTTTTTGGTGACTATTTAGAGGAGTTGATATCGGCCCATGGGAGTGCCGGGTAAATTCAGGATTTCGCATTGTGCAGAAAAGCAAGTTCCTGTCACTTCAACGCAAGTTCGATTTCAGCCCGGACCCTGTCATCCTGATCAGTCACCCGGATTTTTCCAAAATTAAGCTTCGGAAGCCGGATCATCATCCAGGGGCTGGTTACGACCTGGGCGGTTATCATCCCTTGTTGAGGCTCAAGCCAATGAATCCGAACGGAGGCAATACCATCTGTAAGTAATGCCGTGTCTTCGGCAAGAGAAAGACTGTAACCTGCGGAGGGTTTCTCCCCCATTGCCACAAAAAGAATTCCTTCATTTGCGAAATCAGGGAGGAGAAAGCTTTTGTTGCTTCCCCCGAGCATCTGGCGGGGGATTTTTCCCCGCAGACCTTCAT
Proteins encoded in this window:
- a CDS encoding SAM-dependent methyltransferase encodes the protein MQEKHEIRPGQSIELLKELHILTRDGKLNQDSRRKLKQVYHLYQFIEPLLKAVQEDHPDISLVDHGAGKSYLGFILYDLFFKDQDNGSHIWGIETRDELVLKSRALAARLKFSGMSFLELSVAEAIDSKDLPATVDVVTALHACDTATDDAIHFALKKQARFIVVVPCCQAEVAAMLRKNKGQTLAGKSLAEIWRHPLHTREFGSLVTNVLRCLQLEAHGYQVTVTELVGWEHSMKNELIIAIYKDLPRRRPSERLQEVLISLGLEEMSSRFFTPS
- a CDS encoding protease complex subunit PrcB family protein — its product is MRCIFFLGLLTICLTCPGFAIAMGNDGHPDDTPMQSVQGIGLTEKTPGAAVNEHKFAITVLDSGIHFNRPGQKTQALWLRDNKSYEGLRGKIPRQMLGGSNKSFLLPDFANEGILFVAMGEKPSAGYSLSLAEDTALLTDGIASVRIHWLEPQQGMITAQVVTSPWMMIRLPKLNFGKIRVTDQDDRVRAEIELALK